In Hemicordylus capensis ecotype Gifberg chromosome 3, rHemCap1.1.pri, whole genome shotgun sequence, one DNA window encodes the following:
- the EDNRB gene encoding endothelin receptor type B isoform X1, translating to MGGRNFWTLLSLATLLSYSEAVEQSESPLRLAGTGGQSPAPLGTKVPQTVGRQDESSSSNLSHLAATAGRGDQVPSSLMCTKRIEIKKWCKFITTVIACVVFVLGIIGNPTLLIIIYRNKCMRNGPNILIASLALGDLLLVIVDVPIHLYKLHAENWPFGVEICKLVPFIQKTSVGIVVLSLCALSIDRYRAVASWSRIKGIGVPMWTAIEIILIWTVSLVLAVPEAIGFNICTLQYGEENLNVCMLAPHQETSFMQFYKKFKDWWLFSFYFCLPLLTTGLFYTLMTCEMLRKKSGMQIALNDHLKQRREVAKTVFCLVLIFALCWLPLHLSRILKLTLYNQNDPNRCELLSFLLVMDYIGINTASLNSCINPIALYFVSKRFKNCFQDYRTLLVQKCTTTADSSPAYLHGAHNHRTRKSCLCCWCQSKEMLSLEEKQTCLKFRANDHGYDNFHSSNKYSSS from the exons ATGGGTGGGCGCAACTTCTGGACGCTCTTGAGCCTGGCGACCTTGCTCAGCTACAGCGAAGCGGTGGAGCAGAGCGAATCTCCGCTGCGCCTGGCAGGAACAGGCGGGCAGAGCCCCGCTCCTCTCGGGACCAAAGTCCCCCAGACCGTAGGACGGCAGGACGAGAGCAGTTCCTCCAACCTCTCCCATCTGGCTGCTACGGCTGGTCGGGGTGACCAGGTGCCTTCCTCCTTGATGTGCACCAAAAGAATTGAGATCAAGAAATGGTGCAAATTTATCACCACGGTTATCGCTTGTGTGGTCTTCGTGCTGGGCATCATCGGCAACCCCACGTTGCTCATCATCATCTACAGGAACAAATGCATGAGAAACGGGCCCAACATCCTCATCGCCAGCCTGGCGCTGGGTGACCTGCTTCTCGTCATCGTGGACGTCCCCATCCACTTGTACAAg CTCCATGCAGAAAACTGGCCTTTTGGAGTAGAGATATGTAAGCTGGTCCCTTTCATTCAAAAAACATCTGTGGGTATCGTGGTGCTAAGCTTGTGTGCGCTCAGTATTGATAG GTATCGGGCAGTAGCTTCATGGAGCCGTATCAAGGGAATTGGAGTGCCAATGTGGACAGCAATAGAAATCATATTGATTTGGACCGTGTCTCTTGTTTTGGCTGTTCCAGAAGCAATAGGCTTTAATATATGTACTTTGCAATATGGAGAAGAAAACTTGAATGTGTGTATGCTTGCTCCCCATCAAGAAACATCTTTCATGCAG TTTTACAAGAAATTTAAAGATTGGTGGCTCTTtagcttttatttttgtttgccaTTGTTAACCACTGGACTTTTTTATACGCTGATGACCTGTGAGATGTTAAGAAAGAAGAGTGGGATGCAGATAGCTTTAAATGACCACCTAAAACAG AGACGTGAAGTGgccaaaactgtgttctgcttAGTGCTTATTTTCGCACTGTGTTGGCTCCCTCTTCACCTGAGTAGGATATTAAAGTTAACTCTATACAATCAGAATGACCCCAACAGATGTGAGCTTTTGAG CTTTTTGCTGGTGATGGATTACATTGGCATAAACACAGCATCTCTGAATTCCTGCATTAATCCCATTGCTCTCTATTTTGTGAGCAAAAGATTTAAGAACTGCTTTCAG GACTACCGAACGTTGTTGGTGCAAAAGTGTACCACGACCGCTGACTCTTCCCCAGCTTATCTACATGGTGCCCACAATCATCGCACAAGGAAG
- the EDNRB gene encoding endothelin receptor type B isoform X2, translated as MGGRNFWTLLSLATLLSYSEAVEQSESPLRLAGTGGQSPAPLGTKVPQTVGRQDESSSSNLSHLAATAGRGDQVPSSLMCTKRIEIKKWCKFITTVIACVVFVLGIIGNPTLLIIIYRNKCMRNGPNILIASLALGDLLLVIVDVPIHLYKLHAENWPFGVEICKLVPFIQKTSVGIVVLSLCALSIDRYRAVASWSRIKGIGVPMWTAIEIILIWTVSLVLAVPEAIGFNICTLQYGEENLNVCMLAPHQETSFMQFYKKFKDWWLFSFYFCLPLLTTGLFYTLMTCEMLRKKSGMQIALNDHLKQRREVAKTVFCLVLIFALCWLPLHLSRILKLTLYNQNDPNRCELLSFLLVMDYIGINTASLNSCINPIALYFVSKRFKNCFQSCLCCWCQSKEMLSLEEKQTCLKFRANDHGYDNFHSSNKYSSS; from the exons ATGGGTGGGCGCAACTTCTGGACGCTCTTGAGCCTGGCGACCTTGCTCAGCTACAGCGAAGCGGTGGAGCAGAGCGAATCTCCGCTGCGCCTGGCAGGAACAGGCGGGCAGAGCCCCGCTCCTCTCGGGACCAAAGTCCCCCAGACCGTAGGACGGCAGGACGAGAGCAGTTCCTCCAACCTCTCCCATCTGGCTGCTACGGCTGGTCGGGGTGACCAGGTGCCTTCCTCCTTGATGTGCACCAAAAGAATTGAGATCAAGAAATGGTGCAAATTTATCACCACGGTTATCGCTTGTGTGGTCTTCGTGCTGGGCATCATCGGCAACCCCACGTTGCTCATCATCATCTACAGGAACAAATGCATGAGAAACGGGCCCAACATCCTCATCGCCAGCCTGGCGCTGGGTGACCTGCTTCTCGTCATCGTGGACGTCCCCATCCACTTGTACAAg CTCCATGCAGAAAACTGGCCTTTTGGAGTAGAGATATGTAAGCTGGTCCCTTTCATTCAAAAAACATCTGTGGGTATCGTGGTGCTAAGCTTGTGTGCGCTCAGTATTGATAG GTATCGGGCAGTAGCTTCATGGAGCCGTATCAAGGGAATTGGAGTGCCAATGTGGACAGCAATAGAAATCATATTGATTTGGACCGTGTCTCTTGTTTTGGCTGTTCCAGAAGCAATAGGCTTTAATATATGTACTTTGCAATATGGAGAAGAAAACTTGAATGTGTGTATGCTTGCTCCCCATCAAGAAACATCTTTCATGCAG TTTTACAAGAAATTTAAAGATTGGTGGCTCTTtagcttttatttttgtttgccaTTGTTAACCACTGGACTTTTTTATACGCTGATGACCTGTGAGATGTTAAGAAAGAAGAGTGGGATGCAGATAGCTTTAAATGACCACCTAAAACAG AGACGTGAAGTGgccaaaactgtgttctgcttAGTGCTTATTTTCGCACTGTGTTGGCTCCCTCTTCACCTGAGTAGGATATTAAAGTTAACTCTATACAATCAGAATGACCCCAACAGATGTGAGCTTTTGAG CTTTTTGCTGGTGATGGATTACATTGGCATAAACACAGCATCTCTGAATTCCTGCATTAATCCCATTGCTCTCTATTTTGTGAGCAAAAGATTTAAGAACTGCTTTCAG